A region from the Planktothrix sp. FACHB-1365 genome encodes:
- a CDS encoding glycosyltransferase, protein MKRILLSTDDPGVGGVAQYNHSLLCGLAKTGFEVISLHASPYHQTYTQFVTQQQELGIKHIGIDYSNLSQDSQNLRLIIRKQLEKIDLLICSNSNPFSNLIIKQIATEINLPYIIVEGLVEPHLAVQVNHQLDQLFHHYNKARSVIAVSENNLSLLHKLFRLPKNKGQVIYYGRPSNYFTPRNPLINENLRRKLEIPLDAVVCLTSARIEKRKGYQYQLQAIEQLRSTPVWNHLYFIWVGGGVFEPEFETELQETVKQLKITDKVKFLGQQKNVSQLLDVADIFILTSELEGMPLSVMEAMSKGLPVIATAVSGIPEELGNTGQLIADPKHNSKATVRELCDILKNWAMNAELRQRIGMNCKKRAEKMFKEERMIQETISVIERALLPEKDYVSPGLKIVQPDQYFPNIIVGNPARCSWPYLRGDIPHNWYVDRRQPTIGFLSRDEAQILYNTALKFKHQNALEIGCWMGWSACHLGLAGVQLDVIDPILDNAEIYNSVTSSLRNSGVLNQINLWAGYSPQKVEELANQSQKKWSLIFIDGNHESPGPLQDAIACEKYAEENAMILFHDLASPDVAEGLHYLRDKGWNTMIYQTMQIMGVAWRGNVEPVMHQPDSNVNWQLPTHLMNYRVSDRAIDNSEQEFQEILSIVRPYTLLSYERLFSLYSLAKKVCLEDIPGNFVECGVYKGGGSALLATVIKRYTLRPRFVYAFDTFEGMPDPSDADLHQGIPANQTGFGAGTLGAPIRENLGKVCQLLDVQSIIKPVPGLFCETLPLYRKEIGDIAFLHADGDWYDSTLDIFNNLYDNVVSLGMIQIDDYGHWEGCKKAIHEFEKLKQESFRLHQIDYTGVWFRKGNVLNPSETLEINLMGSSKKQGFSQESKLFKIIIDGVFFQFNNTGIARVWKALLKEWSTGDFCQQIIVLDRQGTAPKIPGIIYRSIPLYDYANTERDRQLLQAICDQEKADLFISTYYTTPISTPSVFMGYDMIPEVIGLNLDEPMWREKHRGILHASGFITISQNTAQDLVKIFPQVTNKPIQVAYSGVDEIFTPATLTEIERFKQQYHLSRPYFIIIGDRISPKGYKNSILLFQSLSRLDDFQSYDIVCIGGKPQLEKELQGYIPDSNIHLLRLNDQELRLAYCGAIALVYPSKYEGFGLPILEAMACGCPVITCRNSSIIEVADNAAIYVNEDNIDQLTQELKNIQNTEQRNALIAAGFKQAQKFSWKKMADIVRSTLLEIAEKETLQGINQQSTSVNEETKARETQASLTRLSQSPWDFPQISPFNSNLKRPFWSVMIPTFNKVHYLEQTLKSVLEQAPGEDEMQIEVINDCPDSSVQAELEAIVKKVGGNRIKFYRHSQLNIGQTAIFNLCLERAQGQWIHLLHDDDFVLPGFYQTLRNIIEKEPKIGAAFCRHYYVDSENHQRSISTLERETAGILENWIKRIAVSQRIQPSSMVVKRSIYEQLGGFCPQAKSAADWEMWTRISAHYPIGYEPQILAAYRLHLSSWTSRLIQGGENITDTLKSIEISQSYLPENQAMDLSNKAKEHYGLYAISTAQQMLTQGEAKAVIAQIQAALNCSQSDTIKQGIIALFAPPKQPKAQIKTLTPAQILAEVSRLTEEYKTNPNSNTVINPLRQIRQILAQYWLGLETQNLEKVYLGEIGQAYKILLNSSFKNEALTPQEKAHIQDWCTYLKTGLNQPKGLQYLLALTLYCYPYHLPQDWYIQAPIPKWFLEDYFKFMLAVPQFFQEVGEADRYYRYVENWINYTHGRFMSNPEFPIWKELAWKFTQIANFIPLYFNTANLKNIYIKRAEIMEFALKSLGHALDYEFPQRSNSRQKIRLGILSNHFNPQTETYAILPTFEYLDRNQFEVILYTINANNHPLEQYCKSRVEQLVSLPSNLTEQVNLIRNHDLDILLIGSNITAVSHPVTLLALHKLARIQVNTTPSCVTSGMGSIDYYISGVLTEPQENAQEQYREKLILIPGTAHCFSCSVIPPEAPQRIPNRSLLGIPDDSIMFISGSNFYKIIPEVQETWAKILAAVPNSFLVLYPFNPNWSSRYATVPFIKQFQSVLAQYEVESRRLIFLQKQPSRSDIKEYLKLADIYLDSYPFSGVTSLLDPLEVGLVPIVRDGDSIPSYSSETSQAGQIIIPRDGGSFRSLMAASLLRSLSIPDLITNSEAAYINLAITLANNPQLRQQKRQEIQHKMQQNPEFLESRTYSDKIGVIFQQLFQNWQQNQQFIQANSREGIQQYLSRLVNVVNRYDLERNNESVIDELREIRKVMAQHWLKISPDHLEQTYRMDLGKGYQILLNRGIQREALTPEEQKFLHEMTQKAIGLKQSDSLNSLMVLMLYYPPGKILVANADHRLPEWLLKDYKRVFENPSNLETVQLSTALKAAVSVPENQALSETEAFQKRLVGCVNLYRIDPSNVDIVKELRQIRQELANFWLGLESPTLESIYQGSVGQAYRTLLHSGFSQEVLTASEQEFIKTLASKMNQGLNEIDKIKYLLAVLLYCRPGQLQIQNISRLPQWFRSDYQQLSHQVSSLKPHSPD, encoded by the coding sequence ATGAAGAGAATTTTATTATCTACAGATGATCCTGGGGTGGGTGGAGTTGCTCAGTATAATCACTCGCTTTTATGTGGATTAGCTAAAACCGGTTTTGAGGTCATATCTCTACACGCTTCACCCTACCATCAAACCTATACTCAATTTGTAACTCAACAGCAAGAACTGGGTATTAAACATATTGGGATTGATTATTCAAATTTATCTCAAGACAGTCAAAATTTACGATTGATAATCCGAAAACAACTCGAAAAAATTGACTTGCTGATTTGTAGCAATTCCAACCCTTTTTCTAACTTAATTATAAAACAGATTGCTACAGAAATCAATCTTCCTTATATTATTGTAGAAGGATTAGTTGAGCCTCATCTAGCCGTTCAAGTTAATCACCAGTTAGATCAATTATTTCATCACTACAACAAAGCTCGATCCGTTATTGCTGTTTCTGAAAACAATTTAAGTTTACTCCACAAACTGTTTAGGCTTCCCAAGAATAAAGGGCAAGTGATTTACTACGGCAGACCCTCAAATTACTTTACCCCCCGTAACCCATTAATTAATGAAAACTTACGCCGAAAACTGGAAATTCCTTTAGATGCGGTGGTTTGTTTGACCTCTGCCCGGATCGAAAAACGCAAAGGCTATCAGTATCAATTGCAAGCCATTGAACAGTTGAGATCTACTCCGGTATGGAATCATCTCTATTTTATTTGGGTGGGTGGGGGTGTTTTTGAACCTGAGTTTGAAACTGAACTTCAAGAAACAGTTAAACAGTTAAAAATTACGGATAAAGTTAAGTTTTTAGGACAGCAAAAAAATGTTTCTCAATTGTTAGATGTAGCTGATATTTTTATACTCACTTCAGAATTAGAAGGAATGCCTTTATCGGTTATGGAAGCTATGTCTAAAGGATTGCCTGTAATTGCAACAGCCGTTAGTGGAATTCCTGAAGAATTAGGAAACACGGGTCAATTAATTGCTGACCCCAAACATAACTCAAAAGCTACGGTTAGAGAGCTTTGTGACATTCTCAAAAATTGGGCAATGAACGCAGAGTTACGCCAAAGGATAGGAATGAATTGTAAAAAGCGAGCCGAAAAAATGTTTAAGGAAGAAAGAATGATTCAGGAAACCATTTCAGTGATCGAACGAGCTTTATTACCGGAAAAAGATTATGTTTCCCCTGGATTAAAAATTGTTCAACCTGATCAATATTTTCCTAATATAATAGTCGGAAATCCGGCTCGATGTTCTTGGCCCTATTTGCGAGGGGATATTCCCCATAACTGGTATGTAGATCGTCGGCAACCAACAATAGGATTTTTAAGTCGAGATGAAGCTCAAATTCTTTACAACACAGCCCTAAAATTTAAGCATCAAAATGCCTTGGAAATTGGCTGTTGGATGGGATGGTCAGCTTGTCATTTAGGACTGGCTGGAGTCCAATTAGATGTGATTGATCCGATCCTTGATAATGCAGAGATTTATAACAGTGTAACCAGTTCGTTGAGAAATAGTGGGGTTTTAAATCAGATTAATTTATGGGCGGGTTATAGTCCCCAAAAAGTCGAGGAACTCGCAAATCAATCACAAAAGAAATGGTCATTAATTTTTATTGATGGAAATCATGAATCTCCTGGCCCCCTTCAGGATGCGATCGCCTGTGAAAAGTATGCTGAAGAAAATGCCATGATTCTATTTCATGATTTGGCTTCTCCTGATGTAGCTGAAGGCTTGCATTATTTGAGAGACAAAGGATGGAATACGATGATATATCAAACGATGCAAATTATGGGAGTGGCTTGGCGAGGAAATGTAGAACCTGTGATGCACCAACCAGATTCTAACGTGAATTGGCAATTGCCAACCCATTTAATGAATTATCGGGTTAGCGATAGAGCTATTGATAATTCAGAACAGGAATTTCAAGAAATTTTGTCTATCGTCAGACCTTATACTCTGTTAAGTTATGAACGATTATTCTCTCTTTATTCCTTAGCAAAAAAAGTATGTTTAGAGGATATTCCAGGCAATTTTGTTGAGTGTGGAGTCTATAAAGGAGGCGGATCGGCTTTATTAGCAACGGTGATTAAACGTTACACTTTGCGCCCCCGTTTTGTCTATGCTTTTGATACATTTGAAGGAATGCCCGATCCCAGTGATGCTGATCTTCATCAGGGAATTCCAGCGAATCAAACAGGTTTTGGTGCTGGGACTTTAGGGGCTCCAATTCGGGAGAACTTAGGCAAGGTTTGTCAGCTTTTAGATGTCCAATCTATTATTAAACCAGTCCCCGGTTTATTTTGTGAAACATTGCCTTTATATCGGAAAGAAATTGGTGATATTGCCTTTTTGCACGCGGATGGAGATTGGTATGATTCTACTTTAGATATCTTCAATAATCTCTATGATAATGTTGTTTCTTTGGGAATGATTCAAATTGATGATTATGGTCATTGGGAAGGGTGTAAAAAGGCAATTCATGAGTTTGAAAAGCTCAAACAAGAATCTTTTAGACTTCATCAGATTGACTACACAGGGGTTTGGTTTCGCAAGGGAAACGTCTTGAACCCTTCAGAAACCTTAGAAATTAATTTAATGGGGAGTTCAAAAAAACAAGGCTTTTCTCAAGAGTCTAAGTTATTTAAAATTATTATTGATGGCGTATTTTTTCAATTTAATAATACCGGAATTGCCAGAGTTTGGAAAGCCTTACTGAAAGAATGGTCAACGGGAGATTTTTGTCAACAAATTATTGTATTAGATCGGCAAGGAACTGCACCGAAAATCCCTGGAATTATTTATCGCTCTATTCCTCTATATGACTATGCTAATACTGAGCGTGATCGCCAACTGTTACAAGCAATTTGTGATCAAGAAAAAGCTGATTTATTTATTTCTACTTATTATACGACTCCTATCAGTACCCCATCGGTATTTATGGGTTATGATATGATTCCTGAAGTCATAGGTCTAAATTTAGATGAACCGATGTGGCGAGAAAAACATCGTGGAATTTTACACGCTTCAGGGTTTATTACCATTTCTCAAAATACCGCCCAGGATTTAGTTAAAATTTTCCCACAAGTTACTAATAAACCTATTCAAGTTGCTTATAGTGGAGTCGATGAGATTTTTACTCCCGCAACTTTAACTGAAATTGAGCGATTTAAACAGCAATATCATTTATCAAGACCCTATTTTATTATTATTGGCGATCGGATTAGTCCCAAGGGTTATAAAAACTCGATTTTATTGTTTCAATCTTTATCCCGGTTAGATGATTTTCAAAGCTATGATATTGTTTGTATTGGGGGAAAACCTCAGTTAGAGAAAGAACTCCAGGGATATATTCCTGACAGTAATATTCATCTTTTAAGGCTAAATGATCAAGAGTTAAGATTAGCCTATTGCGGTGCGATCGCTTTAGTTTACCCCTCAAAATATGAAGGGTTTGGATTACCGATTTTAGAAGCAATGGCTTGCGGTTGTCCGGTGATCACTTGTCGGAATAGTTCTATTATTGAAGTTGCAGATAACGCCGCTATTTATGTCAACGAAGATAATATTGATCAACTGACTCAGGAACTTAAAAATATACAAAATACTGAACAACGAAACGCTTTAATTGCAGCCGGATTTAAACAAGCTCAAAAATTCTCTTGGAAAAAAATGGCGGATATTGTGCGTTCAACCCTGTTAGAAATAGCTGAAAAAGAAACTTTACAAGGAATTAATCAGCAATCAACTTCTGTAAATGAAGAAACTAAAGCCAGAGAAACTCAAGCAAGTTTAACTCGTCTTTCTCAATCTCCCTGGGATTTTCCTCAGATTTCTCCTTTCAATTCTAATCTGAAGCGACCCTTTTGGTCAGTGATGATTCCGACCTTTAATAAAGTTCACTATTTAGAACAAACCCTGAAAAGTGTTCTGGAACAAGCACCAGGGGAAGACGAAATGCAAATTGAAGTGATTAATGATTGTCCTGATAGTTCAGTGCAAGCTGAACTAGAAGCAATTGTTAAAAAAGTAGGCGGAAATCGCATCAAATTTTATCGCCATTCTCAACTTAATATTGGTCAAACGGCTATCTTTAATTTATGTTTAGAACGCGCTCAAGGACAGTGGATTCATCTATTACATGATGATGATTTTGTCTTACCTGGATTTTATCAAACCTTAAGAAATATTATTGAAAAAGAACCTAAGATTGGGGCTGCATTTTGTCGTCATTATTATGTAGATAGTGAGAATCATCAACGGTCTATCTCTACTTTAGAACGAGAAACAGCCGGAATTTTAGAAAACTGGATCAAACGCATTGCTGTTTCTCAACGCATTCAACCCTCTTCAATGGTGGTAAAACGGAGTATTTATGAACAATTAGGAGGGTTTTGTCCTCAAGCCAAATCAGCGGCTGATTGGGAAATGTGGACAAGAATTTCTGCTCATTATCCTATCGGTTATGAACCTCAAATTTTAGCCGCTTACCGTTTACATTTAAGTTCTTGGACATCTCGCTTAATTCAAGGGGGAGAAAATATCACAGATACATTAAAATCAATTGAAATTTCTCAATCTTATCTTCCTGAAAATCAAGCGATGGATTTATCGAATAAAGCTAAAGAGCATTATGGTTTATATGCCATTAGTACCGCACAACAAATGTTAACTCAGGGAGAAGCTAAAGCCGTTATTGCTCAAATTCAAGCTGCTTTAAATTGTAGTCAATCTGATACAATTAAACAAGGAATTATTGCCTTATTCGCTCCCCCGAAACAACCAAAAGCCCAGATAAAAACCTTGACTCCGGCTCAAATTTTAGCAGAAGTTTCTCGTTTAACTGAAGAATATAAAACAAATCCTAATTCAAACACTGTTATCAATCCCTTACGCCAAATTCGGCAGATTTTGGCTCAATATTGGTTAGGTTTAGAAACCCAAAATTTAGAAAAAGTTTATTTAGGAGAAATCGGTCAAGCTTATAAAATTTTATTGAATAGTAGTTTTAAAAATGAAGCTTTAACCCCTCAAGAAAAAGCTCACATTCAAGACTGGTGTACTTACTTAAAAACAGGACTAAACCAGCCAAAAGGCTTACAGTATTTATTAGCTTTGACCTTATATTGTTATCCGTATCACCTCCCTCAAGACTGGTATATTCAAGCTCCTATTCCTAAATGGTTTTTAGAGGATTATTTTAAGTTTATGTTAGCAGTTCCTCAATTTTTCCAGGAAGTCGGAGAAGCTGACCGTTATTATCGTTATGTAGAAAATTGGATTAACTATACTCATGGGCGGTTTATGAGTAATCCTGAGTTTCCAATTTGGAAAGAATTAGCTTGGAAATTTACCCAAATTGCTAACTTTATTCCGTTATATTTTAATACGGCAAATCTCAAAAATATTTATATTAAACGGGCAGAAATTATGGAGTTTGCCCTAAAAAGTTTAGGTCATGCTTTAGATTATGAATTTCCTCAACGTTCTAACAGTCGTCAAAAAATTCGTCTAGGAATTCTCAGTAATCATTTTAATCCTCAAACAGAAACTTATGCCATATTACCTACTTTTGAATATTTAGATAGAAATCAATTTGAAGTCATTTTATATACTATAAACGCCAATAATCATCCCTTAGAACAGTATTGTAAAAGTCGCGTTGAGCAATTAGTTTCACTTCCGAGTAATTTAACTGAACAAGTGAACTTGATTAGAAATCATGATTTAGATATTTTACTGATTGGGAGTAATATTACCGCAGTTTCTCATCCAGTCACTTTATTAGCATTGCATAAATTAGCCAGAATTCAAGTCAATACAACCCCATCCTGTGTGACCAGTGGGATGGGAAGTATTGATTATTATATCTCAGGGGTTTTAACCGAACCTCAAGAAAATGCTCAAGAACAATATCGAGAAAAATTAATATTAATTCCTGGGACTGCACATTGTTTTAGTTGTTCTGTAATTCCTCCTGAAGCACCGCAACGAATTCCTAATCGTTCTTTGTTAGGAATTCCTGATGATTCCATTATGTTTATTTCAGGATCAAATTTTTATAAAATTATTCCAGAAGTTCAAGAAACTTGGGCTAAAATTTTAGCCGCAGTTCCTAACTCTTTCTTGGTGTTATATCCCTTTAACCCGAACTGGAGTTCTCGCTATGCAACGGTTCCATTTATTAAGCAGTTTCAAAGCGTTCTTGCCCAATATGAGGTAGAAAGTCGTCGCTTAATTTTCTTACAAAAACAACCCAGTCGTTCAGATATTAAAGAATATTTGAAATTAGCGGATATTTATTTAGATTCCTATCCGTTTTCTGGGGTAACATCTTTACTTGATCCCTTAGAAGTTGGTTTAGTTCCCATTGTCCGAGATGGAGATTCTATTCCTTCTTATTCTTCTGAAACCTCCCAAGCTGGTCAGATAATTATCCCCAGAGATGGAGGATCTTTCCGGTCTTTGATGGCTGCCTCATTGTTGCGATCGCTCTCTATTCCTGATTTAATTACTAATAGCGAAGCAGCCTATATTAACTTAGCCATTACCCTAGCTAATAACCCGCAACTCCGACAACAAAAACGCCAGGAAATTCAACACAAAATGCAGCAAAATCCTGAATTTTTGGAGAGTCGAACCTACTCGGATAAAATCGGTGTAATCTTTCAGCAATTATTTCAAAATTGGCAGCAAAATCAGCAATTTATTCAAGCGAATAGCCGAGAAGGAATACAACAGTATTTATCCCGCTTAGTTAATGTAGTCAATCGTTATGATTTAGAAAGAAATAATGAATCCGTCATTGATGAGTTGCGAGAAATTCGGAAAGTTATGGCGCAGCACTGGTTAAAAATTTCACCTGATCATTTAGAACAAACCTATAGAATGGATCTAGGAAAAGGTTATCAAATTCTTTTAAATCGAGGGATTCAAAGGGAAGCCTTAACCCCAGAAGAACAAAAGTTTCTCCATGAGATGACTCAAAAGGCGATTGGACTCAAACAGTCTGATTCTTTAAACTCTTTGATGGTGTTGATGTTATATTATCCTCCGGGTAAGATATTAGTTGCTAATGCAGATCATCGTTTACCTGAATGGTTATTGAAAGATTATAAACGGGTGTTTGAAAATCCCTCAAACCTGGAAACAGTTCAACTATCAACGGCATTAAAAGCGGCTGTTTCTGTTCCAGAAAATCAAGCGTTATCTGAAACAGAAGCCTTCCAAAAACGGTTAGTCGGATGTGTAAATTTATATCGAATTGATCCGTCTAATGTTGATATTGTTAAAGAGTTACGTCAAATTCGTCAAGAATTAGCTAATTTTTGGTTGGGTTTGGAATCTCCAACATTAGAATCAATTTATCAAGGTTCAGTGGGTCAAGCTTATCGAACCTTATTACACAGTGGGTTTTCTCAAGAAGTGTTAACGGCTTCAGAACAGGAATTTATCAAAACATTAGCGTCTAAAATGAATCAAGGACTCAATGAAATAGACAAGATAAAATACCTATTAGCGGTATTATTATATTGTCGCCCCGGACAATTGCAAATTCAAAATATTTCCCGTTTACCGCAGTGGTTTCGTTCAGATTATCAACAGTTGAGTCATCAGGTTTCTAGTTTGAAACCCCATTCCCCGGATTAG
- the ftsH3 gene encoding ATP-dependent zinc metalloprotease FtsH3 gives MNKRWRNAGLYALLAIVVLALATAFFDKQPQTRESWKYSTFIQEVKSNKVERVSLSSDRSRALVTAQDGNKILVNLPNDPELIDILTQNNVDISVLPQNDDSFWFKALSSLFFPVLLLVGLFFLLRRAQNGPGSQAMNFGKSKARVQMEPQTQVTFGDVAGIEQAKLELSEVVDFLKNADRFTAVGAKIPKGVLLVGPPGTGKTLLAKAVAGEAGVPFFSISGSEFVEMFVGVGASRVRDLFEQAKANAPCIVFIDEIDAVGRQRGAGLGGGNDEREQTLNQLLTEMDGFEGNTGIIIIAATNRPDVLDAALMRPGRFDRQVVVDRPDYNGRSEILRVHARGKTLAKDVDLDKIARRTPGFTGADLSNLLNEAAILAARRNLTEISMDEVNDAIDRVLAGPEKKDRVMSEKRKTLVAYHEAGHALVGALMPDYDPVQKISIIPRGRAGGLTWFMPSEERMDSGLFSRSYLQNQMAVALGGRVAEEIIFGEEEVTTGASNDLQQVTRVARQMITRYGMSDRLGPVALGRQQGNIFLGRDIMSERDFSEETASAIDEEVRQLVDEAYKRAKQVLVENRHVLNQLADLLIDKETVDADELQDLLANNDVKMAAIA, from the coding sequence GTGAACAAACGCTGGAGAAATGCAGGGTTATACGCCCTGCTCGCCATTGTCGTCTTAGCATTAGCAACCGCCTTTTTTGACAAACAGCCCCAAACGCGGGAAAGCTGGAAGTATAGTACCTTTATTCAAGAAGTCAAGAGTAATAAAGTTGAACGGGTCAGCCTGAGTTCTGATCGTTCCAGAGCCTTAGTCACGGCTCAAGATGGGAATAAAATTTTAGTGAACCTCCCTAACGATCCTGAACTGATCGATATCCTGACTCAAAATAATGTTGATATTTCGGTTCTACCCCAGAACGATGATAGCTTTTGGTTTAAAGCCCTCAGCAGTCTGTTCTTCCCCGTTTTGCTCTTAGTGGGTTTATTCTTTTTATTGCGTCGCGCTCAGAATGGCCCTGGTAGCCAAGCCATGAACTTTGGCAAGTCCAAAGCGAGAGTGCAGATGGAACCCCAAACCCAAGTCACCTTTGGGGATGTGGCGGGTATTGAACAAGCTAAACTCGAACTCAGCGAAGTGGTAGACTTCCTGAAAAATGCTGATCGGTTTACGGCTGTCGGTGCGAAAATTCCCAAAGGGGTGTTATTAGTCGGCCCCCCAGGAACCGGGAAAACCCTGTTAGCCAAAGCTGTTGCGGGTGAAGCCGGAGTTCCGTTTTTTAGTATTTCCGGTTCAGAATTTGTGGAAATGTTCGTCGGGGTCGGTGCATCCCGCGTTCGTGACTTGTTTGAACAAGCCAAAGCCAATGCGCCTTGTATCGTCTTTATCGATGAAATTGACGCCGTTGGTCGTCAACGGGGGGCTGGTTTAGGAGGGGGTAACGATGAACGGGAACAAACCCTGAACCAGTTATTAACGGAAATGGATGGGTTTGAAGGTAATACGGGAATTATTATTATTGCCGCCACGAACCGTCCCGATGTTTTAGATGCTGCTTTAATGCGTCCAGGTCGGTTTGACCGCCAAGTCGTTGTTGACCGTCCCGACTATAACGGCCGTTCAGAAATTCTCCGGGTTCATGCACGGGGTAAAACCTTGGCTAAAGATGTGGACTTGGACAAAATTGCCCGTCGGACTCCTGGGTTTACTGGGGCGGACTTATCCAATTTGTTGAACGAAGCCGCAATTTTAGCCGCCCGTCGCAACTTGACGGAAATTTCAATGGATGAAGTTAATGATGCCATTGACCGGGTGTTAGCGGGGCCTGAGAAGAAAGATCGGGTGATGAGCGAAAAACGTAAAACCCTTGTGGCTTATCACGAAGCGGGTCACGCTTTAGTTGGGGCGTTAATGCCAGACTATGACCCCGTACAGAAAATTAGTATTATTCCTCGTGGTCGGGCTGGGGGGTTAACCTGGTTTATGCCCAGTGAAGAACGCATGGACTCCGGTTTATTCAGTCGCTCTTATTTGCAAAATCAAATGGCCGTCGCCTTGGGTGGTCGGGTGGCTGAAGAAATTATCTTTGGGGAAGAAGAAGTTACGACAGGCGCTTCTAATGACTTACAACAGGTGACTCGTGTTGCGCGTCAAATGATTACTCGCTATGGCATGAGCGATCGCCTTGGCCCGGTGGCTTTAGGTCGTCAACAAGGTAATATCTTCCTGGGACGGGATATTATGTCAGAACGGGATTTTTCCGAAGAAACCGCCTCTGCCATCGATGAAGAAGTTCGTCAACTGGTGGATGAAGCTTATAAACGGGCTAAACAAGTATTAGTAGAAAACCGCCATGTTCTGAATCAATTAGCGGATTTGTTAATTGATAAAGAGACGGTAGATGCGGATGAACTGCAAGACTTATTAGCCAATAATGATGTAAAAATGGCTGCGATCGCTTAA
- a CDS encoding CPP1-like family protein, producing the protein MSEQSPYEQLGVTVDASFDEIQEARDRLKQQYSGERKLLESIEAAYDAILMDRLKLRQEGKIKVPERIRFPERATPTPPPGLQPPANKKPNWLQQLLDTPSRADLLWPSGIYAALGGLSLYPGSPDSILTLTLALGVGSCLYFLNRKENKFGRAVLLTVTGLITGLLLGSLLSSLIGTPLAVEQFISLITFTILWLVSCFLR; encoded by the coding sequence ATGAGCGAGCAAAGTCCCTACGAACAGCTTGGGGTTACCGTTGATGCCTCCTTTGATGAAATTCAGGAAGCCCGGGATCGCCTAAAACAACAATATAGTGGTGAACGTAAGCTGCTTGAATCCATTGAAGCAGCTTATGATGCCATTTTGATGGATCGGCTAAAACTGCGACAAGAGGGCAAAATTAAAGTCCCTGAACGGATTCGTTTTCCTGAACGAGCGACCCCAACTCCCCCGCCCGGTTTGCAACCTCCAGCGAACAAAAAACCCAATTGGTTACAACAACTGCTGGATACTCCTAGCCGTGCTGATCTGCTATGGCCATCGGGAATTTATGCGGCGTTAGGGGGTTTAAGTTTATATCCCGGTTCGCCCGACTCAATTTTAACGCTGACCTTAGCCTTGGGGGTTGGATCTTGTCTGTATTTTCTCAACCGCAAAGAAAATAAGTTTGGTCGAGCCGTTTTATTAACGGTGACAGGTTTAATTACGGGGTTGTTGTTGGGGAGTTTACTCAGTTCATTGATTGGAACACCCTTAGCAGTAGAACAGTTTATTTCTCTAATCACTTTTACGATTTTGTGGCTTGTGAGTTGCTTTCTACGTTAA
- the pgeF gene encoding peptidoglycan editing factor PgeF: MHTWHWQSWDGLPYLTCNLLKDWQHGFFTRSFSPRTPSDLVDVLQPSVPVYRVKQVHGNVVLKTGTVDPLEPSTAEDILLLEADGLFAENSSEAVWVATADCVPVLIADTQTGKVAAVHAGWRGTAAKIVPEAIAHFQAVGSQLEDLRVALGPAISGEVYQVSLDVATQLAESLAFDTEAEGLEPIYQLPNSPLLPDPEPHKVRLDVRRFNRLQLEQLGITPDQIAIAPYCTYQDPNAFFSYRRDNLKKVQWSGIVSQ, translated from the coding sequence ATGCACACTTGGCACTGGCAAAGCTGGGATGGATTACCTTATTTAACTTGTAATTTGCTTAAAGATTGGCAACACGGCTTTTTTACCCGTTCCTTTAGTCCTCGCACACCCTCCGATTTAGTTGATGTTCTACAACCTTCAGTTCCAGTGTATCGAGTTAAACAAGTGCATGGAAATGTAGTATTAAAAACGGGAACTGTAGATCCTCTGGAGCCTTCAACCGCAGAAGATATTCTCCTTTTGGAAGCCGATGGTTTATTTGCAGAAAATTCCTCAGAAGCCGTTTGGGTGGCGACAGCAGATTGTGTTCCGGTGTTAATTGCAGATACTCAAACCGGAAAAGTGGCGGCGGTTCATGCGGGATGGCGAGGAACGGCTGCTAAAATTGTTCCTGAAGCGATCGCACATTTCCAAGCGGTCGGTAGTCAATTAGAGGATTTACGAGTGGCTTTAGGGCCAGCTATTTCCGGGGAAGTGTATCAAGTTTCTTTAGATGTCGCCACACAGTTAGCTGAAAGTCTGGCTTTCGATACCGAAGCAGAAGGATTAGAACCCATCTATCAACTCCCCAATTCCCCCTTACTTCCCGACCCTGAACCCCATAAAGTTCGCTTAGATGTACGACGGTTTAATCGCTTACAGCTAGAACAGTTAGGGATTACACCCGACCAAATCGCCATCGCTCCCTATTGTACCTATCAAGACCCCAATGCCTTCTTCTCCTACCGCCGAGACAACTTAAAAAAAGTCCAATGGTCAGGAATTGTCAGCCAATAA